A section of the Delphinus delphis chromosome 1, mDelDel1.2, whole genome shotgun sequence genome encodes:
- the TNFRSF1B gene encoding tumor necrosis factor receptor superfamily member 1B isoform X1, whose translation MVPTAFWAALAVGLQLWAAGRAVPTQAVFIPYVPEPGSSCRLQEYYNTKVQMCCSKCPPGYHVQSLCNKTSDTVCDSCESSTYTQLWNLVPACFSCNSRCSSDQLETQACTAKQNRICTCKPGWYCTLGRQEGCRLCVPLRKCGPGFGVAKPGTATSNVACAPCAPGTFSDTTSSTDTCRPHRICSSVAIRGTSKMDAVCTSVLPTLKVTPGPALTRSQHVEPTPGSSTASSTSVRLPMAPGPPSYPVEGRNTANMSLPIGLIVGVTALGLLIIVLVNCVIMTQKKKKPFCLHGDAKVPHLPADKARSAPGPEQQHLLTTAPSSSSSSLESSAGAADRRAPTRPQLQAPGVGKAPDSCGSSAEASSGGHGTQVNVTCIVNVCSGSDHSSQCPSQASSTRDTDTSPSGSPKDEHVPFSKEECPFQSQPEAPETLLQSPEEKPLPLGVPDAGMKPS comes from the exons ATGGTGCCCACCGCCTTCTGGGCCGCGCTGGCCGTCGGACTGCAGCTCTGGGCCGCAGGGCGCGCCGTGCCCACCCAG GCTGTGTTTATCCCCTATGTCCCAGAGCCCGGAAGCTCGTGCCGGCTGCAAGAATACTACAACACAAAGGTCCAGATGTGCTGCAGCAAGTGTCCACCAG GCTACCACGTACAATCCTTATGCAACAAGACCTCAGACACCGTGTGTGACTCCTGCGAGAGCAGCACATACACCCAGCTGTGGAACTTGGTCCCTGCGTGCTTCAGCTGTAACTCCCGCTGCAGCTCTG ACCAGTTGGAAACTCAAGCCTGCACAGCAAAACAGAACCGCATCTGCACCTGCAAGCCGGGCTGGTACTGCACCCTGGGAAGGCAGGAGGGGTGCCGGCTGTGCGTGCCACTGCGCAAATGTGGCCCTGGCTTCGGCGTGGCCAAACCGG GAACTGCAACATCAAATGTGGCGTGCGCTCCCTGTGCCCCAGGGACGTTCTCCGACACAACGTCATCCACGGATACTTGCAGGCCCCACCGGAT ctgtAGCTCGGTGGCCATCCGTGGCACCTCAAAGATGGATGCAGTCTGCACATCTGTGCTCCCCACCCTGAAAGTGACCCCGGGCCCAGCCCTCACAAGATCCCAACACGTGGAGCCGACTCCAGGGTCCAGCACAGCCTCAAGCACCTCCGTGAGGCTCCCGATGGCCCCAGGTCCTCCAAGTTACCCAGTTGAAGGGCGCAACACAGCAAACATGTCTCTTCCCATCG gaCTGATTGTGGGTGTGACAGCGTTGGGTCTGCTAATAATAGTCCTGGTGAACTGTGTCATCATGACCCAGAAAAAAA AGAAGCCCTTCTGCCTGCACGGAGACGCCAAGGTG CCGCATCTGCCAGCTGATAAGGCCCGAAGTGCCCCAGGCCCCGAGCAGCAGCATCTGCTGACCACGGCGCCAAGCTCCAGCAGCAGTTCCCTGGAGAGCTCGGCTGGCGCTGCGGACAGGAGGGCGCCCACCAGGCCCCAGCTGCAGGCGCCGGGCGTGGGGAAGGCCCCGGACAGCTGCGGCAGCTCAG CAGAAGCATCATCTGGTGGCCACGGGACCCAGGTCAATGTCACCTGCATTGTCAACGTTTGCAGCGGCTCTGACCACAGCTCTCAATGCCCCTCCCAGGCCAGCTCCACGAGGGACACAGACACCAGCCCCTCTGGCTCCCCGAAAGATGAGCACGTCCCCTTCTCCAAGGAGGAATGCCCTTTCCAGTCCCAGCCGGAGGCTCCAGAGACTCTGCTGCAGAGCCCAGAGGAGAAGCCCCTGCCCCTCGGTGTACCTGATGCCGGGATGAAGCCCAGCTAA
- the TNFRSF1B gene encoding tumor necrosis factor receptor superfamily member 1B isoform X4, with translation MVPTAFWAALAVGLQLWAAGRAVPTQAVFIPYVPEPGSSCRLQEYYNTKVQMCCSKCPPGYHVQSLCNKTSDTVCDSCESSTYTQLWNLVPACFSCNSRCSSDQLETQACTAKQNRICTCKPGWYCTLGRQEGCRLCVPLRKCGPGFGVAKPGTATSNVACAPCAPGTFSDTTSSTDTCRPHRICSSVAIRGTSKMDAVCTSVLPTLKVTPGPALTRSQHVEPTPGSSTASSTSVRLPMAPGPPSYPVEGRNTANMSLPIGLIVGVTALGLLIIVLVNCVIMTQKKKKPFCLHGDAKVPHLPADKARSAPGPEQQHLLTTAPSSSSSSLESSAGAADRRAPTRPQLQAPGVGKAPDSCGSSG, from the exons ATGGTGCCCACCGCCTTCTGGGCCGCGCTGGCCGTCGGACTGCAGCTCTGGGCCGCAGGGCGCGCCGTGCCCACCCAG GCTGTGTTTATCCCCTATGTCCCAGAGCCCGGAAGCTCGTGCCGGCTGCAAGAATACTACAACACAAAGGTCCAGATGTGCTGCAGCAAGTGTCCACCAG GCTACCACGTACAATCCTTATGCAACAAGACCTCAGACACCGTGTGTGACTCCTGCGAGAGCAGCACATACACCCAGCTGTGGAACTTGGTCCCTGCGTGCTTCAGCTGTAACTCCCGCTGCAGCTCTG ACCAGTTGGAAACTCAAGCCTGCACAGCAAAACAGAACCGCATCTGCACCTGCAAGCCGGGCTGGTACTGCACCCTGGGAAGGCAGGAGGGGTGCCGGCTGTGCGTGCCACTGCGCAAATGTGGCCCTGGCTTCGGCGTGGCCAAACCGG GAACTGCAACATCAAATGTGGCGTGCGCTCCCTGTGCCCCAGGGACGTTCTCCGACACAACGTCATCCACGGATACTTGCAGGCCCCACCGGAT ctgtAGCTCGGTGGCCATCCGTGGCACCTCAAAGATGGATGCAGTCTGCACATCTGTGCTCCCCACCCTGAAAGTGACCCCGGGCCCAGCCCTCACAAGATCCCAACACGTGGAGCCGACTCCAGGGTCCAGCACAGCCTCAAGCACCTCCGTGAGGCTCCCGATGGCCCCAGGTCCTCCAAGTTACCCAGTTGAAGGGCGCAACACAGCAAACATGTCTCTTCCCATCG gaCTGATTGTGGGTGTGACAGCGTTGGGTCTGCTAATAATAGTCCTGGTGAACTGTGTCATCATGACCCAGAAAAAAA AGAAGCCCTTCTGCCTGCACGGAGACGCCAAGGTG CCGCATCTGCCAGCTGATAAGGCCCGAAGTGCCCCAGGCCCCGAGCAGCAGCATCTGCTGACCACGGCGCCAAGCTCCAGCAGCAGTTCCCTGGAGAGCTCGGCTGGCGCTGCGGACAGGAGGGCGCCCACCAGGCCCCAGCTGCAGGCGCCGGGCGTGGGGAAGGCCCCGGACAGCTGCGGCAGCTCAG GATGA
- the TNFRSF1B gene encoding tumor necrosis factor receptor superfamily member 1B isoform X2, producing the protein MVPTAFWAALAVGLQLWAAGRAVPTQAVFIPYVPEPGSSCRLQEYYNTKVQMCCSKCPPGYHVQSLCNKTSDTVCDSCESSTYTQLWNLVPACFSCNSRCSSDQLETQACTAKQNRICTCKPGWYCTLGRQEGCRLCVPLRKCGPGFGVAKPGTATSNVACAPCAPGTFSDTTSSTDTCRPHRICSSVAIRGTSKMDAVCTSVLPTLKVTPGPALTRSQHVEPTPGSSTASSTSVRLPMAPGPPSYPVEGRNTANMSLPIGLIVGVTALGLLIIVLVNCVIMTQKKKKPFCLHGDAKVPHLPADKARSAPGPEQQHLLTTAPSSSSSSLESSAGAADRRAPTRPQLQAPGVGKAPDSCGSSEASSGGHGTQVNVTCIVNVCSGSDHSSQCPSQASSTRDTDTSPSGSPKDEHVPFSKEECPFQSQPEAPETLLQSPEEKPLPLGVPDAGMKPS; encoded by the exons ATGGTGCCCACCGCCTTCTGGGCCGCGCTGGCCGTCGGACTGCAGCTCTGGGCCGCAGGGCGCGCCGTGCCCACCCAG GCTGTGTTTATCCCCTATGTCCCAGAGCCCGGAAGCTCGTGCCGGCTGCAAGAATACTACAACACAAAGGTCCAGATGTGCTGCAGCAAGTGTCCACCAG GCTACCACGTACAATCCTTATGCAACAAGACCTCAGACACCGTGTGTGACTCCTGCGAGAGCAGCACATACACCCAGCTGTGGAACTTGGTCCCTGCGTGCTTCAGCTGTAACTCCCGCTGCAGCTCTG ACCAGTTGGAAACTCAAGCCTGCACAGCAAAACAGAACCGCATCTGCACCTGCAAGCCGGGCTGGTACTGCACCCTGGGAAGGCAGGAGGGGTGCCGGCTGTGCGTGCCACTGCGCAAATGTGGCCCTGGCTTCGGCGTGGCCAAACCGG GAACTGCAACATCAAATGTGGCGTGCGCTCCCTGTGCCCCAGGGACGTTCTCCGACACAACGTCATCCACGGATACTTGCAGGCCCCACCGGAT ctgtAGCTCGGTGGCCATCCGTGGCACCTCAAAGATGGATGCAGTCTGCACATCTGTGCTCCCCACCCTGAAAGTGACCCCGGGCCCAGCCCTCACAAGATCCCAACACGTGGAGCCGACTCCAGGGTCCAGCACAGCCTCAAGCACCTCCGTGAGGCTCCCGATGGCCCCAGGTCCTCCAAGTTACCCAGTTGAAGGGCGCAACACAGCAAACATGTCTCTTCCCATCG gaCTGATTGTGGGTGTGACAGCGTTGGGTCTGCTAATAATAGTCCTGGTGAACTGTGTCATCATGACCCAGAAAAAAA AGAAGCCCTTCTGCCTGCACGGAGACGCCAAGGTG CCGCATCTGCCAGCTGATAAGGCCCGAAGTGCCCCAGGCCCCGAGCAGCAGCATCTGCTGACCACGGCGCCAAGCTCCAGCAGCAGTTCCCTGGAGAGCTCGGCTGGCGCTGCGGACAGGAGGGCGCCCACCAGGCCCCAGCTGCAGGCGCCGGGCGTGGGGAAGGCCCCGGACAGCTGCGGCAGCTCAG AAGCATCATCTGGTGGCCACGGGACCCAGGTCAATGTCACCTGCATTGTCAACGTTTGCAGCGGCTCTGACCACAGCTCTCAATGCCCCTCCCAGGCCAGCTCCACGAGGGACACAGACACCAGCCCCTCTGGCTCCCCGAAAGATGAGCACGTCCCCTTCTCCAAGGAGGAATGCCCTTTCCAGTCCCAGCCGGAGGCTCCAGAGACTCTGCTGCAGAGCCCAGAGGAGAAGCCCCTGCCCCTCGGTGTACCTGATGCCGGGATGAAGCCCAGCTAA
- the TNFRSF1B gene encoding tumor necrosis factor receptor superfamily member 1B isoform X3 — protein sequence MVPTAFWAALAVGLQLWAAGRAVPTQAVFIPYVPEPGSSCRLQEYYNTKVQMCCSKCPPGYHVQSLCNKTSDTVCDSCESSTYTQLWNLVPACFSCNSRCSSDQLETQACTAKQNRICTCKPGWYCTLGRQEGCRLCVPLRKCGPGFGVAKPGTATSNVACAPCAPGTFSDTTSSTDTCRPHRICSSVAIRGTSKMDAVCTSVLPTLKVTPGPALTRSQHVEPTPGSSTASSTSVRLPMAPGPPSYPVEGRNTANMSLPIGLIVGVTALGLLIIVLVNCVIMTQKKKKPFCLHGDAKVPHLPADKARSAPGPEQQHLLTTAPSSSSSSLESSAGAADRRAPTRPQLQAPGVGKAPDSCGSSDALPAVLVP from the exons ATGGTGCCCACCGCCTTCTGGGCCGCGCTGGCCGTCGGACTGCAGCTCTGGGCCGCAGGGCGCGCCGTGCCCACCCAG GCTGTGTTTATCCCCTATGTCCCAGAGCCCGGAAGCTCGTGCCGGCTGCAAGAATACTACAACACAAAGGTCCAGATGTGCTGCAGCAAGTGTCCACCAG GCTACCACGTACAATCCTTATGCAACAAGACCTCAGACACCGTGTGTGACTCCTGCGAGAGCAGCACATACACCCAGCTGTGGAACTTGGTCCCTGCGTGCTTCAGCTGTAACTCCCGCTGCAGCTCTG ACCAGTTGGAAACTCAAGCCTGCACAGCAAAACAGAACCGCATCTGCACCTGCAAGCCGGGCTGGTACTGCACCCTGGGAAGGCAGGAGGGGTGCCGGCTGTGCGTGCCACTGCGCAAATGTGGCCCTGGCTTCGGCGTGGCCAAACCGG GAACTGCAACATCAAATGTGGCGTGCGCTCCCTGTGCCCCAGGGACGTTCTCCGACACAACGTCATCCACGGATACTTGCAGGCCCCACCGGAT ctgtAGCTCGGTGGCCATCCGTGGCACCTCAAAGATGGATGCAGTCTGCACATCTGTGCTCCCCACCCTGAAAGTGACCCCGGGCCCAGCCCTCACAAGATCCCAACACGTGGAGCCGACTCCAGGGTCCAGCACAGCCTCAAGCACCTCCGTGAGGCTCCCGATGGCCCCAGGTCCTCCAAGTTACCCAGTTGAAGGGCGCAACACAGCAAACATGTCTCTTCCCATCG gaCTGATTGTGGGTGTGACAGCGTTGGGTCTGCTAATAATAGTCCTGGTGAACTGTGTCATCATGACCCAGAAAAAAA AGAAGCCCTTCTGCCTGCACGGAGACGCCAAGGTG CCGCATCTGCCAGCTGATAAGGCCCGAAGTGCCCCAGGCCCCGAGCAGCAGCATCTGCTGACCACGGCGCCAAGCTCCAGCAGCAGTTCCCTGGAGAGCTCGGCTGGCGCTGCGGACAGGAGGGCGCCCACCAGGCCCCAGCTGCAGGCGCCGGGCGTGGGGAAGGCCCCGGACAGCTGCGGCAGCTCAG ATGCCCTCCCGGCCGTTCTGGTGCCGTGA